Proteins encoded together in one candidate division KSB1 bacterium window:
- the prfB gene encoding peptide chain release factor 2: MYGGRFDVATREQRLTKLEALSAGEGFWDDQVQAQRVLKQVSEERAWLAEYRKVESGLNDLITLAELAAESGADFPESELAGEFKRYVESYDNLELRAMLSGRDDARGAIMHIHPGQGGTESCDWAGMLFRMYMRWFEHRGWKADVLDYEPAEQAGIESAVVEVSGEYAYGFCKAETGVHRLVRISPFDSNARRHTSFVSVFVYPEVDDVPEIEIKPDDLKVDTYRASGAGGQHVNKTESAIRLTHLASGIVVTCQTERSQHRNRDSAMKVLRARLYQRFLDEQRAKNDKIESSKADIAWGHQIRSYVFQPYQMVKDHRTNYETSSIDKVMDGDLDMFVREFLLHGAQGKFARSRGLAGKEEE, translated from the coding sequence ATTTACGGAGGTCGCTTTGACGTCGCGACTCGCGAACAACGGTTAACGAAACTCGAAGCCCTCTCCGCCGGTGAGGGTTTTTGGGATGATCAGGTTCAGGCCCAGCGGGTGCTCAAGCAAGTCTCGGAAGAACGGGCCTGGCTTGCCGAGTATCGCAAGGTCGAGAGCGGTCTCAATGACCTCATCACCCTGGCCGAACTTGCCGCCGAGTCCGGGGCCGATTTCCCCGAGAGCGAACTCGCCGGCGAATTCAAGCGCTATGTCGAGAGCTATGACAACCTCGAGTTGCGGGCCATGCTCTCCGGGCGCGACGATGCTCGCGGCGCGATCATGCATATTCATCCGGGACAAGGCGGTACGGAGTCCTGCGACTGGGCGGGCATGCTCTTCCGCATGTACATGCGCTGGTTCGAGCACCGCGGTTGGAAGGCCGACGTTCTCGACTACGAACCCGCTGAACAGGCGGGCATCGAAAGCGCGGTGGTTGAGGTCTCCGGCGAGTATGCGTACGGTTTTTGCAAGGCAGAGACCGGGGTTCATCGGCTCGTGCGGATTTCGCCGTTCGATTCCAACGCCCGGCGGCATACTTCGTTCGTTTCGGTGTTCGTCTATCCCGAAGTGGATGACGTACCCGAAATCGAGATCAAGCCGGACGATTTGAAGGTGGACACCTATCGTGCCTCCGGTGCCGGCGGTCAGCACGTCAACAAGACCGAATCCGCGATTCGCCTGACGCACCTGGCTTCCGGCATCGTCGTCACCTGTCAGACCGAGCGTTCGCAGCATCGCAACCGTGACAGCGCCATGAAGGTCTTGCGCGCGCGGCTCTATCAGCGTTTTCTTGACGAACAGCGCGCGAAGAACGACAAGATCGAGAGCAGCAAGGCGGACATTGCCTGGGGTCATCAGATTCGTTCGTACGTGTTCCAGCCGTACCAGATGGTCAAGGACCATCGCACGAACTACGAGACCTCGAGCATCGACAAGGTGATGGACGGCGATCTCGACATGTTCGTCCGCGAGTTCCTGCTCCACGGTGCGCAGGGCAAATTCGCGCGCAGCCGCGGCCTGGCGGGCAAAGAGGAAGAGTAG
- a CDS encoding sigma-54-dependent Fis family transcriptional regulator produces MAEPTILIVDEQPMTLADLAEKASALGNYRVLTESNPSLVLDRIEADMVDLLVCDMNLATASALELLDNVKLAHRNLPVVIYADPETADYLPMAIQRGATNVVTDPANPQQLAAALHSAMQSVRLVGEVEKLKRRLGGDHKLGGLIGRSSEMHRVFDVIRDVSDVDTTVLIRGETGTGKELVARALHFEGPRSNKPFVKVNCAALPETLLESELFGHEKGAFTDARQQRIGKFEVANGGTIFLDEIGDISLSTQVKLLNVLQDRELERLGSNKRVPVNIRVITATNRDLEELIQQGRFRLDLYYRLNVVPVTITPLRERKDDIPLLCAHFVDKIGSRLNRGTFTITDEAMSLILHHNWPGNVRELENVIERAILATSGNVIGTDVLSFLAPLSSPENNFVTGVMNKVTFPTPFNQPKNDSGDLIAPGPLKQAVKTFEKMFIENALQASGGHVIRAARLLKIDRTTLWKKARDLGINMHAEAEDM; encoded by the coding sequence ATGGCAGAACCCACAATCCTGATTGTTGACGAACAACCGATGACGTTGGCCGATCTGGCCGAGAAGGCCTCAGCGCTGGGTAACTACCGGGTGCTCACCGAGTCGAATCCGAGTCTGGTCCTCGACCGGATTGAGGCCGACATGGTCGATCTGCTCGTTTGCGATATGAATCTTGCCACGGCTTCGGCACTCGAGCTGCTGGACAACGTAAAGCTCGCGCATCGGAATCTGCCGGTGGTGATCTACGCCGATCCGGAGACCGCGGACTATCTGCCGATGGCCATCCAGCGCGGCGCAACCAACGTCGTCACCGATCCGGCGAATCCGCAACAACTCGCGGCGGCGCTGCACTCGGCCATGCAGAGCGTGCGGCTGGTGGGCGAAGTCGAGAAACTGAAGCGACGATTGGGCGGCGATCATAAGCTGGGCGGTCTGATCGGCCGCTCGTCGGAAATGCACCGCGTGTTCGACGTGATTCGTGACGTAAGCGATGTGGATACCACGGTGTTGATTCGCGGTGAAACGGGCACCGGCAAGGAACTGGTCGCCCGGGCACTGCATTTTGAGGGGCCGCGCTCGAATAAGCCGTTTGTCAAAGTAAACTGCGCGGCACTGCCGGAAACGCTGCTCGAAAGCGAGCTGTTCGGCCACGAAAAGGGTGCGTTCACGGACGCGCGGCAGCAGCGGATCGGCAAGTTCGAGGTCGCGAACGGCGGCACAATCTTCCTCGACGAAATCGGCGATATCTCGCTCTCGACGCAAGTCAAACTGCTGAACGTGCTGCAGGATCGCGAGCTCGAACGACTGGGCAGCAACAAGCGGGTGCCGGTGAATATCCGCGTGATCACGGCCACCAACCGCGACCTCGAAGAGCTGATTCAGCAGGGGCGGTTCCGACTGGACCTCTACTACCGGTTGAACGTGGTGCCCGTCACGATTACGCCGCTGCGCGAACGCAAGGACGACATTCCGCTGCTCTGCGCGCACTTCGTCGATAAGATCGGCAGCCGCTTGAATCGCGGGACCTTTACGATTACCGACGAAGCGATGTCGCTGATCCTGCATCACAACTGGCCGGGCAATGTCCGCGAGTTGGAAAATGTGATCGAACGCGCGATCCTGGCGACCTCGGGAAATGTGATCGGAACCGACGTGCTGAGCTTCCTCGCGCCGCTGAGTTCGCCGGAGAACAATTTCGTGACCGGAGTCATGAACAAAGTAACCTTCCCCACCCCATTTAATCAGCCGAAGAACGATTCCGGAGATCTGATCGCGCCCGGTCCGCTTAAACAAGCGGTCAAGACGTTCGAGAAGATGTTTATCGAGAACGCGCTGCAAGCCTCGGGCGGGCATGTGATCCGCGCGGCGCGACTGTTGAAAATCGATCGCACGACGCTGTGGAAGAAGGCACGCGACTTGGGCATCAACATGCACGCGGAAGCCGAAGACATGTAG
- a CDS encoding T9SS type A sorting domain-containing protein, with translation MLLSSFTFQVLLYVAFFLLPALVYAQLPDSVWSRVYGGEHNQRCVAAVQTADGGYALAGNYDYGERVSDFLLVRVDANGDTLWTRTYGGDSLDICTSMLASGGSFYLAGSTGSEFNSGDDAYLFKVDSVGDVVWPYVEDFGPDDVYTCLAPTHGPEILVGYSTSNTEHTFLEALRFAPTGHTTWSWTTTGGRGSEFIALFDLDNDELMAAGSYHAADSTDADFMLLRFNANSTVAWRRTYGGPYDDRCTSAIQTSDGGYLLAGWTQSFGQGDFDYWLLKLSADGDSLWSHTYGGAYWDQCTSVVETPTGYLLAGKREDNNDGNFQLWIVATDFLGEQPQTTYFGGTDDEAGAVIVPTSDHGFAFAGATRSFGSLGWNLWLLKTVYLPHIAVDRPSITFGGVHLGDSTSRTLNILNIGGVPATLTALEFPPDFHTSLQFPLDLAPGAHLETPIVFAPQQVGTYIDTLVIHSNSVTDPGPVRLVGSGLAVSAAESGVKMPTQFALLGNYPNPFNARTRIDYALPASAPIELTLYNVNGARIATLVSGLQPAGIQHYDFAVAGLASGIYLYRLSTPSASFTRKLMLLK, from the coding sequence TTGCTTCTCTCAAGTTTCACGTTTCAAGTCTTGCTTTACGTCGCCTTCTTCCTCCTCCCCGCCCTCGTCTACGCTCAGCTTCCCGACAGCGTCTGGAGTCGTGTGTACGGCGGTGAGCACAATCAGCGTTGCGTCGCCGCGGTGCAGACCGCGGACGGCGGCTATGCGCTGGCGGGGAACTACGACTACGGCGAACGCGTCTCGGATTTCCTGTTGGTGCGCGTTGATGCGAACGGCGACACACTCTGGACACGAACCTACGGCGGCGATTCGCTCGATATTTGCACAAGCATGCTTGCCTCCGGGGGCAGCTTCTATCTCGCCGGGAGCACGGGGTCCGAATTCAATTCAGGCGACGACGCCTATTTGTTCAAAGTCGATTCGGTCGGTGACGTGGTGTGGCCTTATGTGGAGGACTTCGGTCCCGACGACGTTTACACCTGCCTCGCTCCGACGCACGGGCCGGAGATTCTGGTCGGATACAGCACAAGCAATACGGAGCACACATTTCTGGAGGCCCTGCGATTTGCGCCAACCGGGCACACGACCTGGTCGTGGACGACCACTGGCGGTCGCGGCAGCGAATTCATCGCGCTATTTGATCTCGACAACGATGAGTTAATGGCCGCAGGCAGCTATCATGCCGCCGATTCTACTGATGCCGACTTCATGCTGTTGCGATTCAATGCGAACAGCACCGTTGCCTGGCGGCGCACCTACGGCGGCCCCTACGACGATCGTTGCACCTCCGCGATTCAGACTTCCGACGGCGGCTATCTACTCGCCGGCTGGACGCAGTCGTTCGGGCAGGGTGACTTCGATTATTGGCTCTTGAAACTCAGTGCCGACGGCGATAGCTTGTGGAGCCACACTTACGGCGGCGCTTACTGGGATCAATGCACGTCCGTTGTCGAAACTCCGACGGGCTATCTGCTCGCGGGCAAGCGCGAGGACAACAACGACGGCAACTTCCAGCTCTGGATCGTCGCCACGGACTTCCTCGGTGAGCAGCCGCAAACGACATACTTTGGCGGTACCGACGACGAAGCCGGCGCCGTCATCGTGCCCACGAGCGACCACGGCTTTGCGTTTGCGGGCGCCACGCGTTCGTTCGGCTCGCTCGGCTGGAATCTGTGGCTCTTGAAGACGGTTTACCTGCCGCACATCGCCGTCGATCGTCCGTCGATCACCTTTGGCGGCGTGCATCTCGGCGACAGCACCTCGCGCACGCTGAACATTTTGAATATCGGCGGTGTCCCCGCCACGCTCACCGCGCTGGAGTTTCCACCAGACTTTCATACGTCGCTTCAGTTTCCGCTTGATCTCGCGCCCGGCGCACATCTGGAGACACCGATCGTCTTCGCGCCGCAGCAAGTCGGCACGTACATCGACACGCTGGTGATTCACAGCAACTCCGTGACCGATCCCGGCCCGGTGCGCCTCGTCGGTTCCGGCCTCGCCGTGAGTGCCGCCGAATCGGGTGTAAAAATGCCGACACAATTTGCCCTGCTCGGCAACTATCCGAATCCGTTCAACGCACGCACGCGCATCGACTACGCGCTGCCGGCCTCCGCGCCGATCGAGCTGACCCTCTATAATGTGAACGGCGCGCGGATTGCCACGCTCGTCAGCGGGTTGCAGCCCGCCGGCATTCAACATTACGATTTCGCTGTGGCAGGTCTGGCCTCAGGTATCTATCTCTATCGCCTGAGCACCCCGTCGGCCTCCTTCACCCGCAAGCTGATGCTACTGAAGTAA
- a CDS encoding MATE family efflux transporter, with protein sequence MLRTLPPPKVAEIIHGPAAHGTHRPFARELKQQIRKEVLSMGLPSLTGFLVISFNELVSMFWLGRIGTAPVAAVTMSATLIWLCSFANVVIGAGSVAAISRRFGEQDMGRTELAIKATFYLKFAAGTLFGLLGILVMDWGFTFLGAAPDVHALSLEYSVVQFVTMGFAMTSFSVYTALRSIGKPREAMVLQALGTGFNLVLDPLLIFGVGPFPELGVLGASIATSGSYIVVVVAGCALLAGPRSPVRVRWFSRSLPKWSEMWPVIRIGAPAGLNQLSFALAMSFAVKLIAHHGTDVVAIYGMGQKAIHFGVMMVVGLGLGTGALIGQFLGSRALDKAWVAGVLSTRLAFWMMVGYGSLIFVGAPFIVHFFFKDVTLYPLATNLLRIMALSLPLIGIHIGAETAFEGAGQNTPPMILSIIHSWVMVIPFMWLLGNFLGFGPYGLLWGWTASHAAGGAAALWLFRRGTWLKHEV encoded by the coding sequence ATGCTTCGTACTCTCCCACCCCCTAAAGTCGCCGAGATTATTCACGGGCCTGCAGCCCACGGCACTCACCGGCCCTTCGCCCGTGAGCTGAAACAGCAGATCAGGAAAGAGGTCCTGTCGATGGGCCTGCCGTCGCTGACCGGCTTCCTCGTGATCTCCTTTAATGAACTGGTCAGCATGTTCTGGCTGGGTCGGATCGGCACGGCTCCGGTTGCCGCCGTCACGATGAGCGCGACGTTGATCTGGCTCTGCTCTTTCGCCAACGTGGTCATTGGGGCGGGCAGCGTAGCCGCGATCAGCCGTCGCTTCGGCGAGCAGGACATGGGTCGCACGGAACTCGCGATCAAGGCGACCTTCTATCTCAAGTTCGCGGCGGGCACGCTCTTCGGTCTGCTCGGAATCCTGGTCATGGACTGGGGCTTCACGTTTCTGGGCGCCGCGCCGGACGTGCATGCGCTGTCGCTGGAATACTCCGTCGTGCAGTTCGTCACGATGGGCTTCGCGATGACCAGCTTTTCGGTGTACACCGCGTTGCGTTCGATCGGTAAACCGCGGGAAGCGATGGTGCTGCAAGCCCTCGGCACGGGGTTCAACCTCGTGCTCGATCCGCTCTTGATCTTCGGCGTCGGTCCCTTTCCCGAACTCGGCGTCCTTGGCGCATCCATCGCGACGTCAGGTTCCTACATCGTGGTGGTGGTCGCCGGCTGTGCGCTCTTGGCCGGGCCGCGTTCTCCGGTCAGAGTCCGTTGGTTCAGCCGCAGCCTTCCGAAGTGGTCGGAAATGTGGCCGGTGATCCGGATCGGCGCTCCGGCCGGATTGAACCAATTGAGCTTTGCCCTGGCGATGTCGTTCGCGGTAAAGCTCATTGCACACCACGGCACCGATGTGGTGGCAATCTACGGCATGGGTCAGAAGGCCATCCACTTTGGCGTGATGATGGTCGTCGGCCTCGGTCTTGGAACGGGCGCACTGATCGGTCAGTTCCTGGGCTCCCGTGCGTTGGACAAGGCCTGGGTCGCGGGCGTGTTGTCCACCCGACTTGCCTTCTGGATGATGGTCGGCTATGGCAGCCTGATCTTTGTCGGCGCGCCGTTCATTGTACACTTCTTCTTCAAAGACGTGACCCTCTATCCGTTGGCGACCAATCTCTTGCGGATCATGGCCCTCAGCCTGCCCTTGATCGGCATACACATCGGAGCGGAGACTGCTTTTGAAGGAGCGGGCCAGAATACTCCACCCATGATCCTCTCCATCATCCACTCTTGGGTGATGGTGATTCCCTTCATGTGGCTGCTCGGGAACTTCCTCGGCTTTGGTCCTTATGGGCTGTTGTGGGGCTGGACCGCATCTCATGCCGCCGGCGGCGCCGCCGCGCTCTGGCTCTTCCGTCGCGGCACCTGGCTGAAACACGAAGTCTGA
- a CDS encoding 4-hydroxy-tetrahydrodipicolinate synthase: MNLYSGVWVALVTPFKDHKLDELAFQRLVEDLVDRGVAGFIPLGTTGEASTLTIEERRRVIQLCVEAAGDVSVAPGCGTNNTAQTIEFVREAGALGASGAMVITPYYNKPTQEGLYRHFKAVAESTELPLILYNVPGRTSVNMLPETVERLADMPNVDAIKEACGNLDQISEVCRLVEGRMNVLAGDDSLTLPILSVGGEGIVSVVANVAPEPLIEMVDCFWRDNPTRALELHRRITPLAKVMFLETNPAPVKCALWMEGKISNELRLPMVPVKADTRDAIGKAMRAYNHLFEPIHS; the protein is encoded by the coding sequence ATGAATCTCTATTCAGGGGTCTGGGTTGCCCTGGTCACCCCCTTCAAAGACCACAAGCTCGATGAGCTTGCGTTCCAGCGCCTCGTCGAGGACCTTGTGGATCGCGGCGTTGCCGGCTTCATCCCGCTCGGCACCACGGGCGAGGCCAGCACCTTGACGATCGAGGAACGACGTCGCGTAATTCAACTCTGTGTCGAGGCGGCCGGAGATGTGAGCGTCGCTCCGGGCTGCGGCACCAACAACACGGCTCAAACCATTGAATTCGTCCGTGAAGCCGGAGCGCTTGGCGCCAGCGGTGCGATGGTCATCACGCCGTATTACAACAAACCGACGCAGGAAGGTCTCTACCGCCATTTCAAGGCCGTGGCGGAGAGTACTGAACTCCCGCTGATTCTCTACAATGTCCCCGGACGCACGAGCGTCAACATGCTGCCCGAGACCGTCGAGCGGCTCGCGGACATGCCGAACGTGGATGCGATCAAGGAAGCCTGCGGGAATCTCGATCAGATCAGTGAAGTCTGTCGGCTGGTGGAGGGTCGCATGAATGTGTTGGCCGGAGACGACAGTCTGACACTGCCGATCTTATCGGTCGGCGGCGAAGGCATCGTCTCGGTGGTGGCCAATGTCGCGCCCGAACCACTCATCGAAATGGTGGATTGCTTCTGGCGGGACAACCCCACGCGCGCGCTGGAGCTGCATCGCCGCATCACCCCGCTGGCGAAGGTGATGTTCCTCGAGACCAATCCTGCTCCGGTCAAGTGTGCGCTCTGGATGGAAGGCAAAATCTCGAATGAGTTGCGGTTGCCAATGGTCCCCGTGAAGGCCGACACTCGTGACGCCATCGGCAAGGCCATGCGCGCCTACAACCACCTTTTCGAGCCGATCCACTCGTAA
- a CDS encoding SpoIID/LytB domain-containing protein gives MARLHPSVARVIRLRVWIVLLAVWSLLPVPRAAADDDSSSPPLADSNSTNMAPTIRSHPLKVRVGLLENYEKLTFQMHGLYRIEHLDGTALRQSGQSPIRWRARIDEAVSAQFLFSVLVASYQTQTEAMQLAESFEQRGIPAAVRQVGGAIEFDQNVAGDNTLYRVQAGNFKIESDAQHLLDSLTDEFAPRIVREEFRRSRGRIEFFDSDLNETYAVDEGFRLIPLDNSAYVTIFGVLTGTGFKWEKTENRNYAGNLEVYLDHQGQIAALNEIPMDVYLHGVVPAEMPAGFPREALMAQAIVSRSVVMAQKSIKHLNDPFELCAHVHCQVYSGLTHEDERTNEAVDETKGVVLTKHGELVDTHYSAVCGGHTEDANLTWMTPSMCNTEGLYCGPPGVALPDLTTEAGARAWIFSEPDVYCNLTGTDIPVSSDYGRRHFRWEVSYSRPELERIIREKTGEDIGTLYDIVPLQRGHSGRLIEIEILGSRKNLHLKRELKIRRALSDSALESSCFVVEVIHDSLGVPVEIVFHGAGWGHGVGLCQCGAARMAKTGMSHEQIFNHYFPGLQLKKLY, from the coding sequence ATGGCCCGCCTCCATCCCAGCGTCGCCCGCGTGATTCGTCTCCGCGTGTGGATCGTATTGCTCGCGGTCTGGAGCCTACTCCCGGTCCCGCGCGCGGCAGCAGACGACGACAGTTCCAGCCCGCCACTCGCGGACAGCAACTCTACGAACATGGCTCCCACCATTCGCTCCCATCCGCTTAAAGTCCGTGTCGGGCTTCTGGAGAATTACGAGAAGCTCACGTTTCAGATGCACGGCCTCTATCGCATCGAACATCTCGACGGTACCGCGTTGCGACAGAGCGGCCAATCGCCGATTCGCTGGCGCGCCCGCATCGACGAGGCCGTCTCCGCGCAATTCCTCTTCAGCGTGCTCGTCGCCTCCTATCAGACACAGACCGAGGCCATGCAGCTTGCGGAGTCGTTCGAGCAGCGCGGCATCCCGGCCGCCGTGCGGCAGGTCGGCGGGGCCATCGAGTTCGATCAGAACGTCGCCGGCGACAATACGCTTTATCGCGTGCAGGCCGGCAATTTCAAGATCGAGAGCGATGCGCAGCACCTGCTCGATTCGCTGACCGACGAGTTCGCGCCGCGCATCGTGCGCGAGGAATTTCGCCGCTCCCGCGGCCGCATCGAGTTTTTTGATTCCGACCTGAACGAGACCTATGCGGTGGACGAGGGCTTCCGCCTGATTCCGCTCGACAACTCGGCCTATGTGACGATCTTCGGCGTGCTCACCGGCACCGGCTTCAAGTGGGAGAAGACCGAGAATCGCAACTACGCGGGCAATCTCGAAGTCTATCTCGATCATCAGGGCCAGATTGCCGCGCTGAACGAGATTCCGATGGATGTCTATCTGCACGGCGTCGTGCCCGCCGAGATGCCCGCCGGCTTTCCCCGCGAAGCGTTGATGGCGCAGGCCATCGTCTCGCGTTCCGTCGTCATGGCGCAGAAGTCGATCAAGCATCTGAACGATCCCTTCGAACTCTGTGCCCATGTTCACTGTCAGGTTTACAGCGGGCTGACGCACGAAGACGAGCGCACCAACGAGGCCGTGGATGAAACCAAGGGCGTGGTCTTGACGAAGCACGGCGAACTAGTGGATACGCATTACAGCGCGGTCTGCGGCGGGCATACCGAAGATGCGAACTTGACCTGGATGACGCCGTCCATGTGCAACACCGAGGGCCTCTATTGCGGTCCGCCCGGCGTGGCCTTGCCCGATCTGACCACCGAAGCGGGCGCGCGCGCCTGGATCTTTTCCGAGCCCGATGTCTATTGCAATCTCACGGGCACCGACATTCCGGTGTCGAGTGATTATGGCCGTCGCCATTTCCGCTGGGAAGTCTCGTACTCGCGCCCGGAACTCGAGCGCATCATCCGCGAGAAGACCGGCGAGGACATCGGCACGCTCTATGATATCGTGCCGCTGCAGCGCGGGCATTCCGGCCGGCTGATCGAAATCGAGATTCTCGGTTCGCGCAAGAATCTGCATCTCAAGCGCGAGCTCAAGATTCGGCGCGCCTTGAGCGACAGCGCGCTCGAGAGTTCCTGTTTCGTGGTCGAGGTGATTCACGACAGCCTCGGCGTTCCGGTCGAGATCGTGTTCCATGGCGCGGGCTGGGGTCACGGTGTCGGCCTCTGTCAGTGCGGCGCCGCCCGCATGGCCAAGACCGGCATGTCCCACGAGCAGATCTTCAACCATTACTTCCCCGGCCTGCAACTCAAGAAGTTGTATTGA
- a CDS encoding 4-hydroxy-tetrahydrodipicolinate reductase, whose amino-acid sequence MISASLFGASGRMGRELLKLAATRHDLRITHAYDLARVGERVEDHLIEAVPHDLPGDVQVVIDFSSPPALAVHLGLAMKRNCAYVSGVTGFAVDPAPAFERAAKEIAVLHAANMSAGMSVLMSLAAQAAKALPDYKRYITEIHHTAKQDMPSGTALKIADAIHAAVHEPTEIASLRMGDVIGEHRLIFGGPGERLEIVHRADTRTVFAAGALRAATWISGRNAGLYSMTDVLAL is encoded by the coding sequence TTGATTTCCGCCTCCCTCTTCGGCGCCTCCGGGCGCATGGGCCGCGAGTTGCTCAAGCTCGCGGCGACCCGGCATGATCTGCGCATCACGCATGCGTACGACCTCGCGCGCGTCGGCGAGCGGGTCGAGGACCATCTGATTGAAGCCGTCCCGCACGACCTTCCTGGCGACGTACAAGTGGTGATTGATTTTTCCTCGCCGCCTGCGCTGGCCGTTCATCTCGGTCTCGCGATGAAGCGCAACTGTGCCTATGTCAGCGGCGTCACCGGCTTCGCCGTCGATCCGGCCCCGGCCTTCGAGCGCGCGGCGAAAGAAATCGCGGTCCTGCACGCGGCCAACATGTCCGCCGGGATGAGTGTGTTGATGTCGCTTGCTGCGCAGGCGGCGAAAGCATTGCCGGATTACAAGCGCTACATCACCGAGATTCATCACACGGCCAAGCAGGACATGCCGTCCGGCACTGCCCTCAAGATCGCGGATGCGATTCATGCCGCCGTTCACGAACCCACGGAGATCGCGTCGCTGCGGATGGGCGACGTGATCGGCGAGCACCGCCTGATCTTCGGCGGCCCCGGCGAGCGGCTGGAGATCGTTCATCGCGCCGACACGCGCACGGTGTTTGCGGCGGGCGCGCTCAGAGCGGCGACATGGATCTCGGGGAGGAACGCGGGATTGTATTCGATGACGGATGTGCTGGCACTGTGA